Proteins encoded by one window of Marinoscillum sp. 108:
- a CDS encoding glycoside hydrolase family 28 protein — protein MKKKLFLLALLSANILLAQQNQTSIYENVEFEMPQVNPPVIPDYSVSVSDFGGVGDGLTKNTEAFAKAIDAVVAKGGGHVNVPRGIWLTGPITLRSNLDLHLEDGALLLFTRDKDDYPLVAVSFEGLETYRCLSPINGKDLVNVSITGNGTIDGNGDAWRGVKKSKVTDSHWKQLVKSGGVLSDDGKNWYPSASYKVGADATAGFFNVPETSSVADFEAFKDFLRPVMISIQTSKNVMLDGPTFQNSPAWNIHPLMCENVILRNLNVRNPWYSQNGDGLDLESCKNVLIYNNTFDVGDDAICIKSGKDEDGRKRGIPTENVIIKNNIVYHGHGGFVVGSEMSGGVKNIHVSKCTFMGTDVGLRFKSTRGRGGVVENIFISDIDMINIPTEPIRFNLFYGGQSPVLEEDQEAAVVDEELVPITEETPSFKDIYIKNVTAVGSGTAGYFQGLPEMNLKNINLENVYIEAKNGISMVDADGVTFKDVTVVTEKGYPLTIYNTRNISIFGFEGKTSGVGLVQVLGAKTDKVSLVESDYSDCKTEVVIGKEVDKKAVKLK, from the coding sequence ATGAAAAAGAAACTATTCCTTTTAGCACTTTTATCTGCCAATATTCTATTGGCTCAACAAAATCAAACTTCCATTTATGAAAATGTAGAATTTGAGATGCCACAGGTAAATCCACCGGTCATTCCAGACTATTCTGTTAGCGTTTCGGACTTTGGTGGTGTTGGAGATGGCCTTACCAAGAACACCGAAGCGTTTGCTAAGGCAATAGATGCGGTGGTGGCTAAAGGCGGTGGTCATGTCAATGTTCCACGAGGCATATGGCTTACAGGCCCCATCACCCTCCGGAGTAACCTGGATTTACATCTGGAAGATGGTGCGCTGCTCCTGTTTACCAGGGATAAGGATGATTATCCTCTGGTGGCTGTCAGTTTTGAAGGGTTGGAGACTTATCGCTGTTTGTCCCCTATCAATGGTAAGGATCTGGTCAATGTCTCTATTACGGGTAATGGCACAATAGACGGTAATGGGGATGCCTGGCGTGGTGTGAAGAAGAGCAAAGTAACGGATAGCCATTGGAAGCAACTGGTGAAGAGTGGTGGGGTACTGAGTGATGATGGGAAAAACTGGTACCCGTCTGCCAGTTATAAAGTAGGTGCGGATGCCACAGCGGGATTTTTCAATGTTCCAGAGACTTCTTCAGTAGCTGATTTTGAGGCTTTTAAGGATTTTCTACGCCCGGTAATGATCAGTATACAGACTTCCAAAAATGTGATGCTGGATGGTCCAACATTTCAAAACTCTCCTGCCTGGAACATCCATCCACTGATGTGCGAGAATGTCATTTTGCGCAATTTGAATGTGCGTAATCCCTGGTACTCTCAAAATGGTGATGGACTGGATTTAGAATCCTGTAAAAATGTATTGATTTATAACAACACCTTTGATGTAGGTGATGATGCTATTTGTATTAAGTCTGGTAAAGATGAAGACGGACGTAAACGCGGTATACCCACCGAAAATGTGATCATTAAGAACAACATTGTTTACCATGGGCATGGTGGGTTTGTAGTGGGCAGCGAAATGTCTGGAGGGGTGAAAAATATCCATGTGTCCAAATGTACATTCATGGGTACTGATGTTGGTCTGAGGTTTAAAAGTACCCGAGGACGTGGTGGAGTGGTAGAGAACATTTTCATATCGGACATTGATATGATTAACATTCCCACGGAACCCATCAGATTTAACCTCTTTTATGGGGGGCAATCGCCGGTACTGGAGGAAGATCAGGAGGCGGCCGTAGTGGACGAGGAGCTGGTGCCTATCACGGAGGAAACTCCATCTTTCAAAGATATTTACATCAAAAATGTGACTGCTGTAGGCTCGGGTACTGCTGGATATTTTCAGGGACTGCCTGAGATGAATCTCAAAAACATCAACCTCGAAAATGTATACATAGAAGCTAAAAATGGAATTTCAATGGTAGATGCTGACGGTGTTACTTTTAAGGATGTCACTGTGGTGACTGAAAAAGGGTATCCTCTGACCATTTACAATACCAGGAATATTTCCATTTTCGGTTTCGAAGGGAAGACCTCAGGCGTAGGTCTGGTACAGGTTTTAGGGGCTAAGACTGACAAAGTGTCTCTGGTAGAGTCTGACTACAGCGATTGCAAAACAGAGGTGGTCATCGGTAAGGAAGTAGATAAAAAGGCAGTGAAATTGAAATGA
- a CDS encoding PfkB family carbohydrate kinase has translation MSPSHGRANINFNQQMENTKVLAFGEVLWDFIEGYKHFGGAPVNFAAHMVQCGREASIVTAVGTDKLGDQAVEEMIKLGVGQDFVQRNSHLTGRVMVFLEEGQPTYRIRNDVAYDYIEQSGIDTAKLSEYGAFYFGTLAQRNPESKAAMDFIMARGSFNTIFYDVNLRRDAYTKEVIESSFGYCTIAKMNDEEVRVLSSLLYEAEMSQDDFTVRLLVDYPNIDLLIITGGGQGCVIRTRSEHYKVSAKMMLVKDSVGAGDAFCAAFLNAYLRTRDARKSARIGNMVGGFVVSESGAIPIYPEKFRRKIEVLSAG, from the coding sequence ATTTCGCCCTCCCACGGGAGGGCGAATATTAACTTTAATCAGCAGATGGAAAACACGAAAGTATTGGCCTTTGGAGAAGTATTATGGGATTTCATTGAAGGATATAAACACTTTGGCGGAGCGCCGGTCAATTTCGCAGCACATATGGTGCAGTGTGGCAGAGAGGCGTCTATTGTCACAGCTGTTGGTACAGATAAACTTGGCGATCAGGCCGTGGAGGAGATGATCAAACTCGGCGTGGGTCAGGATTTTGTGCAGCGAAATAGCCACCTCACCGGGCGGGTGATGGTGTTTTTAGAGGAGGGTCAGCCCACCTACCGCATCAGAAATGATGTCGCCTATGACTACATCGAGCAGTCCGGTATAGATACAGCCAAACTGAGTGAATATGGGGCGTTTTACTTCGGTACGCTCGCCCAGCGAAACCCCGAATCCAAAGCAGCGATGGATTTCATCATGGCCAGAGGATCGTTCAATACCATATTTTATGATGTGAATTTGCGCAGGGATGCCTATACCAAAGAGGTGATTGAGTCTTCATTTGGCTACTGTACGATAGCCAAGATGAATGATGAAGAGGTGAGGGTGTTGAGCTCATTGCTCTATGAGGCGGAGATGAGTCAGGACGATTTCACGGTTCGGCTTCTTGTGGATTATCCAAACATCGATTTGCTGATTATCACTGGTGGAGGGCAAGGTTGTGTGATCCGCACCCGTAGCGAACATTACAAGGTAAGTGCTAAAATGATGCTTGTGAAGGATAGTGTGGGTGCAGGGGATGCATTTTGTGCGGCCTTTCTCAATGCCTATCTCCGTACCCGTGATGCGAGAAAATCAGCGCGCATTGGCAACATGGTTGGTGGCTTTGTGGTATCCGAAAGTGGGGCCATTCCGATCTATCCAGAGAAATTCAGGCGAAAAATTGAGGTATTGAGTGCGGGTTGA